Proteins from a single region of Acidobacteriota bacterium:
- a CDS encoding Flp family type IVb pilin produces the protein MLSLYAKYLDLKTKLTREEEGQTVIEYALLLVLIALALLAANPNITSQLSAVFSRVTSGLAIT, from the coding sequence ATGCTTTCACTGTATGCGAAATATCTGGATCTCAAAACGAAACTTACCCGGGAAGAAGAAGGGCAGACCGTGATCGAATATGCCCTGCTGCTCGTGCTGATCGCGCTGGCCCTGCTTGCCGCCAACCCGAACATCACCAGCCAGCTCAGTGCTGTTTTCTCGAGAGTGACCTCAGGACTCGCGATCACCTAG